Genomic segment of Candidatus Goldiibacteriota bacterium:
GACACCGGCGGTTCCATTAAACAGCCCGCTTCATTATGCGGAGTAACCGGAATTAAACCCACATACGGAAGGGTGTCGCGCTACGGCCTTATTGCGTTTGGTTCCTCCCTTGACCAGATTGGCCCTATTACAAGAACAGCGGCAGACAATGCCATTATATTAAAACACATAGCCGGACATGATGAAAATGACGCGACGTCCGCAAATATTGATGTTCCGGATTATTCGGCTTTATTAAAGGACAGCGTAAAAGGAAAAGTATTCGGGCTGCCGAAAGAATATTTTATAGAAGGGCTTGACCCGGAAGTAAAACAGAAAGTAATGGACGCGGTTGCCGTGTTTGAAAAACTTGGCGCTAAAATAGAACAGATATCGCTTCCAAACACCGAATACGCCATTGACGTTTATTACGTTGTGGCGCCGGCGGAAGTTTCCAGTAATCTGGCCCGTTTTGACGGCGTGCGTTACGGGCTGCGCGATAAAGACGCGGATAACATGATAGACATGTATAAGAAGAGCAGGCAGAAAGGTTTTGGCCGTGAGACAAAAAGAAGGATAATGCTGGGGACATACGTTCTTTCCTCCGGTTATTATGACGCTTATTATAAGAAAGCGCAGAAAGTAAGGACGCTTATTAAAAATGATTTTGACAGGGCTTTTGAAAAAGTGGACGCTATATTAACGCCCACTTCGCCTACCACCGCTTTTAAAATAGGCGAAAAAGCCGCTGACCCTTTAACCATGTACCTGTCCGATATTTTTACAATCGCGCCGAACCTTGCGGGGCTTCCGGGAATGTCAGTGCCCGCGGGCAATGATTCAAAAGGGCTTCCGGTGGGGCTTCAGATACTGGGTAAATGGTTTAAAGAACAGGATATTTTTGACATAGCGCATACATTCCAAAAAAACACGGACTGGCACACAAAGATGCCGTCCATAGACTAAGGAGGAAATATTATGAAATGCAACAAATGCGGAAACAACGGCGGGTTTTATGTTAACGTCACAGACTACAAACCCCTTGAAATGTGGGAATTCAGCGAAGGAAGCATGACGCGCTACTGCCAGAAGGACGCCGGCGACAACGAAATGGATGTTGTATGCGCCAGCTGCGGTTCTGATGATGTTGACTTTGAAGGTTTTGACAAGGAAAACTACACAGACAGGCCGCTTGTAATACTGTCTGACGATGAATGGGACGGAAAAGTGGCGGAAAACAAAACAGAAGAAACCGCCGAAGAAAATGAAGAAAGCAAAGAGGAGTAGTACTGATAAATGAGCATGGCTGAAAAATATGAAGTCGTAATAGGCCTTGAAGTGCATGTGGAACTTTCCACTGCCACCAAGATCTTCTGCGGCTGCAAAAATAAATTCGGCGGAGAGCCGAATACAAACATCTGCCCTGTATGCCTTGGGCTGCCGGGGTCGCTGCCTGTTGTAAACAGGGAAGTGGTGCGCCGCGCCGTTAAGACAGGGCTTGCGCTTGGCTGTACTATAGCCGCGTATACAAAATTTGACAGAAAAAATTATTACTATCCTGACCTGCCTAAAGCATATCAGATATCTCAGTTTGACATGCCCATTGCCGAACACGGGCGTATAACCATTGTGGACAAAGAAGGTAAGCGCAAAGAGATAGGTATTACCAGAGCGCATATGGAAGAAGACGCGGGGAAACTTCTGCATTTAACAAAAACCGGGCAGATAGCTGACGCGGAAGAGTCACTTGTAGATTATAACAGGGGCGGCGTTCCGCTTATAGAAATAGTAAGCGAACCGGACATGCGTTCTTCCGAAGAGGCGTACAATTATTTAAACACCTTGAAATCCATTTTAAAATATATTGATGTATCTGACTGCAATATGGAAGAAGGAAGCCTGCGCTGCGATGCCAACGTGTCAATAAGGCCGTGGGGACAGAAGGAATTCGGCACCAAAGTGGAAATTAAGAATATGAATTCATTTAACAATGTCCGCAAGGCGATAGATTATGAAATAGAACGCCAGGTGAAAATGACAGAAGCGGGCGAAGTAATAACGCAGGAAACAAGGTTATGGGACGGCGGAAAAGCAAAGACTTTTTCCATGCGCAGCAAGGAAGGATCGCACGATTACAGGTACTTCCCGGAACCCGACCTTCCGCCTTTTGTGCTGGAACAGTCATTTATGGATGAGGTTAAAAAAGAAATACCGGAACTGCCGGTGCAGAAAATGGACCGCTTTACGGAAAAATACAGCCTGCCGCTTTACGACGCGGGAGTGCTGACGCAGTCAATAGAAACGGCGGATTTTTTTGAAGAGGCCGCGGCAAAATGCAGCGAACCAAAACTTGTAAGCAACTGGATGATGACCGAACTTCTGGGCAGGATGAACGAAGCGGGAATAGAGTCCATCTCCAAAACAAACATAACAACCGGCAGCCTTACAAAGATGATAGCCCTTATACAGAAAGGGACGATAAGCGGAAAGATAGCAAAGACGGTTTTTGACGTAATGTTTAAAGAAGGCGGAGATCCGGAAAAAATAGTGGCGGAAAAAGGGCTTGTGCAGATATCAGACACAGGCGCCATTGAAGCTGCCGTGGATAAAATACTTGCAGCCAACCCGAAAGCCGTGGAAGACATTAAGGGCGGAAAACCGCAGGGAATGGGCTTTCTTGTGGGGCAGATAATGAAAGAGACAAAAGGCAAAGCTAACCCGCAGATGGTCAACGAAATCTTAAAAAAGAAACTGGGATAAAAACAGTTATATAATAATTTCTTGTTTTTGTATTAGTAGGGACAGCGCTCCTGCGCTGTCCGAGTATTAAAAATTAAAAAGAATAAAGGCCGGACAGCGCGGGAGCGCTGTCCCTACGAAAGCAAATACAATGAAATATTAAAATAGTTTTAACATAAATGCCTGTCGCAAAAGGCTGAATAAAAAAACGGTTTTCAGAGCTGATATTTTTTAGCGGCAGGCAAAGCATTTAGCTTAAGCCTGTTTTTTTGTTTTTATAGGTATTCAATAAAAAGGTGAAAAATGGAAAAAAAACGTGAGGCAACTCCCCCTGTAAGGCCGGGGCAGAAAGTGGAACTGGAAATAACAGATTTAGCCTACGGCGGAAACGGCGTGGCAAAGTACGAGAATTTTACGGTATTTGTGCCGCTGGGGCTGCCGGGTTCTAAAATTACCGCTTCCATAACCGAAGTGAAAAAGAACTATGCCATGGCAAACATGAATAAAATACTTGTTGAATCCCCGCATTTTGTAAAACCCGTATGCCCGCTTTTTTCGGTCTGCGGCGGGTGCCAGTGGCTTCATATTGATTATGCCGGCCAGATGAAATACAAAAAGAAATTTATTGAATACGCGCTTAAAACACATTCCGGCGTTGATAATCCAAATTTAAATGAAGTGATTGGTTATACAGAACC
This window contains:
- the gatA gene encoding Asp-tRNA(Asn)/Glu-tRNA(Gln) amidotransferase subunit GatA codes for the protein MELYYDSIENLHKRLVKKEIKPSDILDSVFKRIESVDPKVHAYLKLTKERAYEMAKAAEERIMKNDNVTELTGIPLGIKDNMVLKGVETTCAAKMLEGYKPPYTAAVLTKLEKAGAVFTGKLNMDEYAFGSSTENSAFGPTKNPWDLQRVPGGSSGGSAASVAAGLCIGSLGSDTGGSIKQPASLCGVTGIKPTYGRVSRYGLIAFGSSLDQIGPITRTAADNAIILKHIAGHDENDATSANIDVPDYSALLKDSVKGKVFGLPKEYFIEGLDPEVKQKVMDAVAVFEKLGAKIEQISLPNTEYAIDVYYVVAPAEVSSNLARFDGVRYGLRDKDADNMIDMYKKSRQKGFGRETKRRIMLGTYVLSSGYYDAYYKKAQKVRTLIKNDFDRAFEKVDAILTPTSPTTAFKIGEKAADPLTMYLSDIFTIAPNLAGLPGMSVPAGNDSKGLPVGLQILGKWFKEQDIFDIAHTFQKNTDWHTKMPSID
- the gatB gene encoding Asp-tRNA(Asn)/Glu-tRNA(Gln) amidotransferase subunit GatB — translated: MAEKYEVVIGLEVHVELSTATKIFCGCKNKFGGEPNTNICPVCLGLPGSLPVVNREVVRRAVKTGLALGCTIAAYTKFDRKNYYYPDLPKAYQISQFDMPIAEHGRITIVDKEGKRKEIGITRAHMEEDAGKLLHLTKTGQIADAEESLVDYNRGGVPLIEIVSEPDMRSSEEAYNYLNTLKSILKYIDVSDCNMEEGSLRCDANVSIRPWGQKEFGTKVEIKNMNSFNNVRKAIDYEIERQVKMTEAGEVITQETRLWDGGKAKTFSMRSKEGSHDYRYFPEPDLPPFVLEQSFMDEVKKEIPELPVQKMDRFTEKYSLPLYDAGVLTQSIETADFFEEAAAKCSEPKLVSNWMMTELLGRMNEAGIESISKTNITTGSLTKMIALIQKGTISGKIAKTVFDVMFKEGGDPEKIVAEKGLVQISDTGAIEAAVDKILAANPKAVEDIKGGKPQGMGFLVGQIMKETKGKANPQMVNEILKKKLG